In Palaemon carinicauda isolate YSFRI2023 chromosome 32, ASM3689809v2, whole genome shotgun sequence, the genomic stretch ATAAATTTTTTTCGCtttgatttatttgatattaatattttttattaatatttttttctaataatcctTAACTCTTATTGTTGCGTTTCCTAGTGTTTCCTTGTGTTTCTTCTTACTCCGTAAAATATGGTGATAACGTTCACGAGAAATCACCTATAACGATTGGAGTTTTTATCAAGTCCCCTACTTTCTCGGAACAACCTTTTATGACCCCCACTAATGACTTTTTCCTCCTTCGATGACCATCTTTTGAACGGAGAGAAAGTCTTTATGACTTTAAAAGTTTTCTGATCGAGAATAGAAAGtctttttatctctttctttctcttccacCCTACCTGGAACGGCtggataaaaagaaatatttaattcattGTTTGAACGAAAGTACTTTGAATTTGCAGGAATGTGTTTCATCCGGTTCCCCTCATATGCTGGAAGAGACTGGAATTTGGTACAATAGCCCAGAGTCAATATAGCCATAGCCGAAagcatcagaagagagagagagagagagagagagagagagaggagagagagagagagagagagagagagagagagagagagatttctttttttttctggggggggggggggggcaaaggaaGGAAATGTTCAATGATCGTTTTATTTATAggaaaaactgttttaaaagtaaTAGTTAATCTCACGCATTTTATGTGGAACTTCAGAATTTAAAAATTTCAGTGattgtatttttatgttgaacaggatgctATCAGTCTGTCTTAAcggcttatacagtatatatatatatatatataaatatatatatatatatatatatatatatatatatatatataatatatatatgttgtgtgtgtgtgtgtgtgtgtgtgtgtgtctgtctgtctgtctatctattttgacgttgttacagattttatattgtttattcattatctttcttttatatttatttcgttatttattttcctcgcttggctattttttcctgttggagcccttggtcttttatcatcctgcttttccaaatggaactgtagcttagctagttatcaataataataataataataataatgataataataataataataataataataataataataataataataataataataataataataataataataataataataatttaatatgattttttttaaagaaaggtttacatgtatatatatatatatatatatatatatatatatatatatatatatatatatatatatatatatatatatatatatatatatatatatatatatatatatatatattcatggtaaaTAATTGAATTTATTGTGATTGAACTCGTAGATGATCCATCTTTATAGATTTTGTAATatagaaagaagagaaagaaattacTCTTTACAAATGAACACTAAACTTGATTATGAAAAATTTATGGATCATTGCTTTTGTAGTAtcatttagattatttattttttcaaacgaCGCAAAACTTGAGCTACAAGACACAAAGGCTTCTTTATATAACAGACTTCTAGAAAATGAAATAACTTTTCTGTAACAAGTGATATTGTCTTTCATTAAATATTACTTATTGTGTTTttcgaaaagtaattaacaatttgcaggaagaaaaatatctttaatcAGAGTGAGTTGACCTTAAGTGAAAGTGGGATCGTTATAAATTTCTGATGCAAATGTGAAATATGAACTATAATTTCTATAAGTGGATCTGTTCGAGAGTGATTAATAGTAAAGTTAAAGGTAAAGGGgtctggcttcagttccagtttcatcagaatagatgctcaccagaacatcagggGGGCAAACCCAACCCCCACCGTGGTGTCCAATcagagcagtggcctccccagtaaacatcatAAACTCATGGTACGGCAAATGCTAAGCGAATATGTTACCGCTGTTTCCTGGCTAGTATTGGGAATGTTCTTAAATTTAACATTacatcaatactaaacagtattctagaattttattcaaTCTGTGACTATAATGTGGAATGATCTACAATAATTTTTCCAAGAAATTTCAATGATGAAGCTCTACCATCTAAAACTAATATTTATATTTGAGCCTTGAGATATCACTATCTGATATCTGTTTAAAAAAATTTGTCCTTCATATTTATTGTCTGGATATTTTGGCACAGATTTTGGCCTGTGGTTACCctgcagaagaagaagaggaggaggggaaaAAAAGTggacttttaatattttcattgcatGAATGGAACTTACCTTTTTTGAGACTTGGGTAAATTGTAAGTGACCCGCTGGGGTGTATGAAAATGTTTACGccctgagaggggggggggggggtaaatgggAATATTTGTTTGTTGGTGAGAATGGATTTATCATGAAGGGATTTGCTTGGTATTATGTTTAgcgaatccttattattattattattattattattattattattattattattattattattattattattattattattattattattattattattgcttgctaagttacaaccctagttggtaaagctaaACTCCATATTTTAGAAATCATTTCAAAGTTTTGAGGTGCGGTGATTCCAGCAATTCCAACGGCATCAATTCCATTAGCAGCAATTCAAATATCGTTAATTTTGACATCATCAATTCTTCTAGCAGAGATTTTTATAGCATCAATTCCAATAGCAGCAATTCTAATAGCATCCATTTACCATCTTCAATTCCAGTAGCATCAATTCCAATGGCAGACTTTTATATAGCACTAATTCCTATAGCTGCAATTCCAATATCACCAATTCAAATATAAATTTGAGTAGCATTAATTCCAATGTCATGAATTCCAATTGCAATAATTTCAATAGTATTAATTCCAAATGCAGCAATTCCAATGGCTCTCAAATTTATTATAATCAATTCCAATAGCAGCAATTCCAATATCATCAATTCCAAAGCACCAAATccaatatcaataatttcaacaTCATCAATTCAAGTAGCAGCAATTTCAATAGCATCAATTCCAAAAGCAGAAATTCTGATTGCATCAATTCAACATCATCAATTCCAGAAGCATCAATTATAATAGCAAAAATTTCAATAGCATCAATTCCAATAGCATCAATTCCAATATCAACAATTCCCATAGCATCAATTCCAATAGCATCAATTTCAATATTATCAATTGCAATAGCATTAAttaaaagagcatcaattccaatagcattaattttaatattattaatcacaATAGCATCAATTCCAATAGCAGCAATTCAAATATTATCAATTCCAATAGCTTCAATTCCAATATAATCAATTCTAGTAGCATCAATTGCAATAGCATAAATTCCCACATTTTCGATTCCAATATTATAAATTCCAATACATCAATGCCCATAGTAACAATTCCAATAGCAAAGCATCAATTGCAATGGCACAAATTTCAATATTATCAGTTAAAATAGCATTAACTCTAATACCATCAATTCCAATATCATCTATTCTAATAGCATCAATTCCAATACCATCAATTGCAATAGCAGTAATTCCAATATCAGTCATCGCAATAGCATCTATTCCAATAGCAGCAATTCCAATATCATCAATTCCAATATCAGTCATCGCAATAGCATAAATTCCAATAACAGCAATTTCACTATCATCAATTCCAATATCAGCCATTTCAATAGCCTCAATTTTAATAGCAGCAATTCCAATATCATCAATTCCAATACCAGCCATTTCAATAGCATCAATTCCAATACCAGCAATCTAAATAATATCCATTCCAATAGCAGAAATTCCAATAGTATCAAATCCAATATCAATCAATTCCAATAGTATCAAATTCATTAGCACCAATTCCAGTAGCATCAAATCCAATAGCATCAGCTCCAGTATTATCAATTCCAAAATCAGCCATTTCAGTAGCATCAATTCCAATATCACCAATTCTTATGGCATCAATTTCAATAGCATCGATTCCAATAGCAGCAATGCCAATATCATCAATACCAATATCAGCTATTTCAATAGCATCAATTCCGGTACTAGCAATTCCAATAGTATTAATTCTAATGTCATCAATTCCAAtagtatcaattttaatattatcaattccAATATGATCAATTTCAATATCATCAATACTATAAATTCCAATAACATCAATTCCAATAGCAGCAATTCTAATATCATTAATTCGAGAATCAGGCATTTCAATAGCAGAAATTCTAATAGCAGCAATTCCAATATCAGCCATTTCAATGGCATAGATTTTAATAGCAGAAATTCCAGAATCATCATTTCCAATATCAGCCATTTCATTAGCATAAACTCCAATAGCAGCATTTCCAATATCATCAATTTCAATATTATCAATTCCAATATCATCAATTCTAATAGAATCAATTCCAATAGTAGCAATTTAAATAGTATCAATTACAATAGCATCACTTCCAATAGCATTAATTCCAATATCACCAATTCCAATAGCATCAATTACAATACCAGCAATTCCAATATCTACAATTCCAATAGCAGCAACTCGAACAGCATCAATTCCAATATCATCAATTTAAATAGCATGAATTTCAATAGCATAAATTCTAATAGCATAAATTTCAATAGTAGCAATTTCAACATAATAATACGagcattataagcaatttcagtACCATGAATTCCAATAGCAGCAATTCCAATAGCTTCTATTGCAAGAGCAGCTCTTTCAATAGCATCAATTCTAATGGAGCCAATTCTAATATCATCAATTCCAATAGCAGCAATTTAAATAACATCAATTCCAATAGCTGTAATTCAAATAGCAGCCATTTCAATAGCATCAATTCTAATGGCAGCAATTCCAATATCAACAATTCAAATAGAAGCAACTTCAATAAGAAAATTCCAATATTAGCAATTCAAATAGCATCACTTCCAATAGCTTCAATTCCAATAGCATCAATTTCAATAGCAGCCTTTTCAAAAGCATAATTTCTAGTGGCAGCAATTCCAATATTATCAACCCAATAGCATCCATTCCAGTAGCAGCTATTTTAATATCATCAATTCTAACGGCAGTCATTCCAATATCATCAATACTAGTAGCAGAAATCTCAATAACATCAATTCCAAAAGCTGCAATTCCAATGGTAGCCATTTCAATAGCATCAACTCTAATGGCAGCAAATCCAATATGATCAATTCCAATAGCAGCAACTCGAATAGCAACAACTGCAATAGCATGAATTCCAAAGGGTAACAATTTGAACCGCACCAATTCCAGTAGCAGAAATTCCAATAGCAACTATTCCAATAGAGTCAATTCCAATAGCAGCAATTCCTATATCATCAATTGCAAATCATCCATTTCAATAGCATCAACTCCAATATCAGCTATTTCATTAGCAAAATTTCCAATAACAGCAATTCCAATATCATCAATTGCAATATCAGCAATTTCAATAGTATAAAATCCAATTGCAGCAATTCTCATAGCATCAACTCCAATTTCAGTAATTTCAACATCATCAATTCCGATATCATCAATCCCAATAGCATCAATTCCAATAGTATCAACTTCAATACTATAATTCTAATATCATAAATTCCAATAGCAGCAATTCCAATATCATTAATTCATATATCAGCCGTTTCAATAGCATCAATCCCAATAGAAGCTATTCCAATATCATCAATTCCAATATCAGCCATTTCAATAACATAAATTCTATAACAGCAAGATCAATGGTATCAATTCCATTAACAGCCATTCCAATAGCATCAGTTCTAATATCATCAATTACAATATAATCAATTCCAGTATCATTAATTCTAATATCATCAATTCCAATAGTACCAATTTCAATAGTATCAATTAGAATAGCATCAATTCCAATAGCATCAATTCTAATAGCATTAATTTCAATAGCAGCCATTTCAATATTATGAATTCCAATAAAAGCAATTCCAATGTCAACAGTTCCGATATCAGCAATTCCAATATCCTCCATACCAGTATAGGCAATTTCAATAGTATCAATTCAAATATAATCAATTCCTATGGAAGAAACCTCAACATCAACAAGTCTTGTAGCCACAATTTCAATAGTAGCAATTccaatattttcaatttcaatataAGCAATTCCAATAGCATCAATTCCAATATAAACAATTCCAATAGCAGCAATTTTAATAACATCAATTCTAATGATAGAAATTTCAATATCATCAATACCAATAGCAGCAACTCTAATAGCAGCAACTGCAATAGCATGAATTCAAATAGTAGCAATTCCAACAGCATCAACTCCATATGTAGCGATTTCAATAGTACCAATTCAAATAGCAGCTATTTCAATAGCATCAACTCTAATGGCAGCTAATCCAATATCATCAATTCCAATATTATAAATTCAAATAGCAAAaatttcaatatcatcaattataatAACATCAATTTTCTAGAGCAACAATTCCAATATCATCAATTCTAATATAAACAATTTCAATAGCATCAAATCCATTAGCAGAAATTTTAATAGCATCAATTTTAATGGCAGCAATTCCAATATTATCAATACAAATAGCAGCAACTCCAATAGCATGAATTCTAATATTAGCAATTCAAACTGCATCCATTCCAATAGCATGAAATCCAATTGCATCAATTGCATCAATTCCAATTGCAGAAATTCCAATAGCATGAATTCCAATAGCAACAACTTCAATGACACAAATTCCAATAGCATCAACTCCAATAGCATCAATTCCGATAGCATCAACTGCAATAGCATCAATTCCAATAGCATCAACTCCAAGAGCATCAATTCCGATAGCAGCCATTCCAATAGCAGTAATTCAATAGCATTAATCCCAGTAGCAGCAATTTCAATAGCATTAATTCCAATAATAGCCATCCCAGTAGCATCAATTCTAATAGCACCATTTCCAATAGCAACAACTCCAATAGTATCAATTACAATAGCAGCAGTTCCAGTAGCATCAATCTCAATAGCAGCAATTCCAATAGCATTAAATCCAATAACATCAATTCCAATAGCAGCAACTCCAATAGCATCAATTCAAATAGCAGCAACTGCAATAGCATCAATTCCAATAGCAGCAATTTCAATAGCATCAATTCCTCTAGCATCaaccatttattcatatataataggaGAATTATACGGAAAGGTTTAATTTCATATTAACGGATATATGATTTAGATTAATTCTGCAGTGATTTCATATgaatcccattctctctctctctctctctctctctctctctctctctctctctctctctctctctctctctctctctctctctctctctctctctctgtagaattgAAAAGTGATATAGGAGTTAAGAAACACTTTTCTCTTTTTGCATGGTTtcagaaacatttattattataaatagtctGAAGTctgaaatattttatcaaaatttcacaTACACACTGTACTACCATTAGATATTTGCACACCCAAATGGATGATATAATAGTTAAAATAGGCGAATGTAATTTTACAGTATGGGCTGTACGTTTTTGTAGAATACCACGAACAAACTAGCAAGGCACACTAAACTAATTCAGGGTCGAAATTGGTAAAAATGGCTTGACATGAATTATGGAATAATTTGAATGTATTAATATGTGAACtaatattgtttaattttttatttttattattgagtgCTTTCATACTCACATGCCAAAGTCCTATACCGTTTCTGTCATAGTATACATGATTGATTCATTTTGAAGAGGgtctacttgtttttttttttctttaattccgaAATCCTAAGTAAAAGGAAtttgaaaattgacaaaatttaAACATCAATAACTTTGTTAGATTTTAAGGTATTTTCAAAATTCTTAGTGTGCTTCAATTCACATTTGGTCTACATTATGGCTCACCTATTGCATTATTGATTGatactgatgatgaggatgatgatgatgatgatgatgattattattattattattattattattattattattattattattattattattattattattattagctaagctacaaccctggttggaaaaacagtatgtcataaagccaaaggtctccaaagagggaaaaatagcctggttagaaaaggaaatagggaagtaaataaactgctagagaagtaataaacaattaaaataaaatattttaaaaatatttttgtgttaaagtaccaattttttaaaatattgattCAAAGTGTATTTCATCTGTGATAGTTATTGATGACatgataaaataaatgtattctgaaAAGGGACATTCAGAGCTACCAAATTATACAATTGAGATATGAAAGGATTTTCCAATAACCGCAAGCAACGTTTATAACACgtgcaatgttaaaaaaaaaaaaaaaaaaaaaaatatcctgagaTTTTCTAAatcaataaatacataaaaatggtTTTGTATGTTATTCAATAACTTTTCATAATTGAAACATTTGTTCCAACGTTGTAGCTTAACAGCCCTATGGGCTGCATGATTGCAAGAGCTCTTGCTTGGCCGAAATGGACAGGCAATCTTCAACATCATAAAATGACTGCTTTGGATAGAATTTTTACTAAGAGATAAATatgattccaataaaaaaaaaaaaatatctttctaaaATCTCACGCCCCTACCACAGCCTAACATATTAATAAACttattgttttataatgaaaaagtaataacactattttatttaccttatttttgtAGTCCATAGGAATAGCCATTGCTGTTCCAGGTTGTCAGGTAAAGGAGTTGccatgtttgtttttgtttgtgtttttttcttGTTGAGTTGTTGCTAATAGTTTGATGAAGATGAAAAAGGTCTTGGGATGAACCTTGTATCTTCAGGGAAAGGGTCTTCAAGATGCTTATAATTTCCTTCATTAATGTgagttttttttctatctttttagcTTTCATAAACTCATTCAAACACTTAGCACCTGAAGTAGTCAAGCAATTTGTGTACAAATGTTCAATATCCATTTTGCTTGTCGAGCAAGATACCATACGCCACCTTGATCAAAATCTCTTGTTTTCGTATGATCAGGAGCTACACTGAAGCTAATTGCACTGGCATCACTAACACTATTGCTCGTCTTGAGGTCTTCCTTTGGGTAATCCTTACAGACGACGCTGCTTGAAGCATTACTGAACTTCCAGTGGAGCCCTCGTTGGAGTTTTAGAAGTCCTCTGTTTCTTCGTCACATAGGTAGGGAATGAAATGGTCCTCTTGTCTGAGCCAATAACTCTTTCGCATAAACAAACCAAAGTTTGTTATTGACTTTTCTATGAAGGATCCCATCGCTGGGCAGGGAAGACTGACCTGATACAATATGAGACATTTCAAAGGGATTTTCTCTGATGACAAACGCGACTTGATACGAGATAGGACCTTTCGAAGTACTTGCAGTATATTAATAGCACCTTTGCCACTATTAAGTTACAATCATGGTCTTATTCTGCCCAAGTGtggatccagcaagttcaaaaagTAGTGAACGAGGGGTTCGGAAAACCTAACCAAAGCAGCTGGGGGTCCGCCATTTTAAGCTATTTTCAGAGCGATTTTTCATGTATCTGTAActcttttcttcttattattgCTTATATAAGGTGAATATGCATTATGTAATAGCAGCatcctaataatataaataaataatttcagcaTTAATTTCTACAATTACTTTTGATACATAACTATAAATTCCCGGGAAACCTCACCAACTGGCTACCTcttgagttatatctataattattgaaGCTTCTGCATCCTTCCTTTCAACTATCAACCAACAGCAATCCTGGACtcatcgaattgtagttagtctcaaccttttccaacttgattcatatcggaaacacaatctctttatttccagataatgtataatgaatgggtaaaacttgagagagagagagagagagagagagagagagagagagagagagagagagagagagagagagagagagagagagagagaagaataatttcAATCTTTCACATCTCTTTAACTACATtattcttgtagcaactattggaCGTAAGATGTtgattatgtttttgttttattacaatttgagactatatatatatatatatatatatatatatatatatatatatatatatatatatatatatatatatatatatatatatatatatatatatatatatatatatgtatatatatatatatatatatatatatatatatatatatatatatataatatatatatatatatatatatatatatatatatatatatatatatatatatatatatatatatatgtatatgtgtgtgtgtgtaatgctgttGCACTTACTCTTGTGTATTGGACATGATAAACAACTCAGAGAATTTCAACAAATAGCTATGTATGATGCTATCACTAAACACGCGACTTTCctgcattcagccacaaatagtttaggatttcaaatgaaatatgggtaaaaaataaagacataatgatatttttatttatatatttagttttttaaaaCGTCTGTGTATGAGGTAATACAATAAGAAAACAAACTTAGATCCCGTGTCCATTGAAGGGCTAAGTAAGAGCTTTCTAACAGCTGCTCTATACAGTTTGACAAAATTATCTAATTTCATATAGTAAAATTATATCTAATAAGTGAAGATGATTTTCTACAAATATTACATGAgctttaaacattataaatatatgaatgagaaGCTACTGAAAGAGGAAtggtaaaaatgtatataaaaataaattagttttaattctatgaattaaaaaaaaatataattataagaaataaatgTCTAATAAGtaataatttctttgtttcttattATGGAATAATACAGCACCTAAAAATAAGAAATCAAATTCAAACGAAAATCAAACTTGTCTCGAATGATTAAAAAATTCAATTGGAATTTTGGACAATAGATTCTATTGGGAGCGTCCCTGCTAGGCGATCACCGACCTGATGTTCGAGTCCTGCGcattctcgatagtttcttgcagtgtctgcaacctcaccatccttgtgagctaaggatgggggattttgggggagcttttagctctacctgttgagtcatcagaaaccattccctggccctccctggtcctagtgtgGATGGAGGGGGATGACTTGGGtggtattctcatcattattcattatattaaTTTGTGATTCTCAATCATATCCAGCATATCAAATAGTGATTCTGCTCCTTATTTGTTCCTGTTAATAGTGTCATATTCAAATTAGCAACAAACATACAATTAACTTTGAATTGTTGCCATATAGTGAGTTAAAGTATAGGGtaattatataataacaatattttctaaAACATGTATTATATCAATAAGCCGGAATTTTATAATtgcaaaaaatatattgaa encodes the following:
- the LOC137625604 gene encoding uncharacterized PPE family protein PPE16-like, translating into MEDIGIADIGTVDIGIAFIGIHNIEMAAIEINAIRIDAIGIDAILIDTIEIVVAIRVAAIGIDHIGFAAIRVDAIEMATIGIAAFGIDVIEISATSIDDIGMTAVRIDDIKIAATGMDAIGIDDIGIDNIEIDDIGNAAIGVYANEMADIGNDDSGISAIKIYAIEMADIGIAAIRISAIEMPDSRINDIRIAAIGIDVIGIYSIDDIEIDHIGIDNIKIDTIGIDDIRINTIGIASTGIDAIEIADIGIDDIGIAAIGIDAIEIDAIRIGDIGIDATEMADFGIDNTGADAIGFDATGIGANEFDTIGID